The following proteins are co-located in the Telopea speciosissima isolate NSW1024214 ecotype Mountain lineage chromosome 9, Tspe_v1, whole genome shotgun sequence genome:
- the LOC122638872 gene encoding uncharacterized protein LOC122638872 — MFSRPKDRNKKKYCKFHKDVGDDIEDCRQLKREIEDVIQKGHLRRYIKEDGKDNSRGRKTARRDPRRDDRARGGDDRDRQEETSNNCREARRNDNEANTSTAPAILTILGGPGQESSRKAKVKVRFVAVAEVPKKKAQTEPLITFLDEDMEGLSWPHDDAIVVQAVIANWPVHRILVNTGALVDMLSYEAYLQFGFEPSTPKPEATPLYGFSGAPTPIEGSVELLITVGTVPCQKTIRVNFMVVRVATAYNAILGRPSLNELGAVVSTKHLKVKFSTPNGIGECRTKQKKARECHAAFLKQIKGNCKGTAYAVEVTDNCEGDQRYQ, encoded by the coding sequence ATGTTTTCTAGGCCTAAGGATAGGAACAAGAAGAAATACTGCAAGTTCCACAAGGATGTCGGTGATGACATCGAGGATTGCAGAcagttgaagagagagatagaggacgTGATCCAAAAGGGCCATCTGAGGCGCTATATCAAAGAAGATGGGAAAGACAACTCCAGAGGTCGTAAAACCGCAAGGAGGGACCCAAGGAGAGATGACAGAGCCAGAGGAGGAGATGACCGAGATCGCCAAGAAGAAACGAGCAACAATTGTAGGGAAGCCAGGAGGAACGATAACGAAGCTAACACCTCCACTGCACCTGCCATCCTCACCATCCTGGGAGGACCAGGGCAGGAGTCATCGCGCAAGGCCAAGGTGAAGGTACGGTTCGTGGCAGTGGCCGAGGTACCTAAGAAGAAAGCACAGACTGAACCCTTGATCACATTTTTGGATGAAGACATGGAGGGGCTAAGTTGGCCACACGACGATGCTATCGTGGTTCAGGCAGTTATAGCCAACTGGCCCGTTCACAGAATCTTAGTGAACACAGGGGCATTAGTCGACATGCTGTCCTATGAGGCCTACTTGCAGTTCGGGTTCGAGCCGAGCACGCCGAAGCCCGAGGCCACCCCACTTTATGGATTCTCAGGAGCACCCACCCCGATCGAGGGGTCAGTGGAACTCTTGATTACGGTAGGGACCGTCCCCTGCCAAAAAACTATAAGGGTAAACTTTATGGTAGTTCGGGTTGCGACCGCCTACAACGCCATCCTGGGGAGACCAAGTTTGAACGAGTTAGGAGCTGTGGTCTCCACCAAACACTTAAAGGTGAAGTTTTCCACCCCTAATGGTATAGGGGAATGTCGGACTAAGCAGAAGAAAGCCCGGGAATGCCATGCGGCCTTCCTAAAGCAGATCAAGGGCAATTGCAAGGGAACGGCCTATGCCGTAGAGGTTACTGACAACTGTGAAGGTGACCAACGCTACCAATGA